Genomic DNA from Streptomyces capillispiralis:
CGCGTCGTGCACCGCGTCGAGACTGGCGACAGCGGCCCTGAACCTGGTGACGTCGCCGCCGGACGTGTGCGGCCGCGACTGCGCAGCGGGTCTCGGGCGGGGCGGGGTCGGAGCATCACGCGGCTTGGTGAAGGCGTCTGTTTTCCACCAATCGGGCAGGCTTTGCTGCCGTGCGCTCCGGGCTATCGGCTGCTGCCCACCTGGCCTGTCGCGCGCTTCACTCTTGCCGGTGCCGTCTTCGCTGAGCACGTGGAACCTCGAGACAGATGTAAGTGGCCACGGACACTTGAGTGGAGGGGCGCCGGCGAGGGCGCCCCTCCACTCGGGCCGGCCGGTATCCCGGCCGATGACGTCGGTCGACTACCAGGCTTGGCACAGGTGAGGCACCACGCAGCCCGCTGCGTTGATCACCTCGTCCTCGGGGGCGCTGGTGAAGGTGAGCGCTCCGGCCAGGGCCAGCGCGGGGATCAGAAAAGCGAGGGAACGCAGGCGACGGTGCATACGCCGACTCTTTCTGGGAGAGGGGAATAACTCGGCCGGATCACGTCGGATGACCGAGGGAAGCCATCTGAAATACTCCCCCGTGGTGATTAACGGCGGCTTGCTCCGGCACCTGGTGCATTCCTCGTGACCCGGACGAGCGCGGTGCCCGGCGGGCTCTTCCAGGGGCAGGGACGGCCGGTCGAGGTCAGTGACGCATCCGCGCACCCGCGTGTGCGGCTGCGGCCTGCACGTGAGGAACCTCGCCCGTCTCGCGCCCCGCCCGGGCGGCTCCGACATCGTTCCGGGAAACCCCCGGCGGGAGGGTCTGTGCGGCCTGCGCGATCCCAGTCGGTTCGTTGACATGCTGCTCGGCGCGGCCCGCGCGGGCATCACTCGGCGCCTGGACCGCACTCGGCATCGGCTGGGCCCGCGCTGCCGTGTCCACCAGCTCGTCCCACCGGGCGGCCCGCGCGGCATTCGCGACGCCGCGCTCCTGCTCGTACATGTGGACGACGGTGGCCAGATAGTTGGAAGCGATCGTTTTCGCCTGCAGGCTGCGCCCCTGGTGCCCGAGGATCTCGTTCACCCGAGGAGCAACGGCTTCGGCGATCTGCTTCATTTTTTGTCGCCGCTGCCTGTCGCTGAGCTCCGAATAGGCCGTGTAAACGGCATCGTACGTTTCGTTCACTTCTCCTCCAACTGTGCGGCATCATTGCGCTGTCCTGCTGCCGCCTCATACGAATGGCGAGCGTCCCGGGTTCAGTGAGAATGTTTGCGACCGGGCTGTTTCAGCCCGGTCGCAAGGGAATGTTAACCAGGATCTGATGCAATACGGGCGCGCGGAAAAGGCTCCTTGGCAGGCGCCGTTTCCGTGATCATTGAACACTTCAGGACGAGAAAGAATGGAATTCTTGTGATGCCGAACGCAGCAGAACGGGGGGCAGATCCGGAGGCGGCTCGCCCCGAACCCGGCCCGCCGGACGGAAGAAGCACCGTCCATACGCCGTACGCGGTGACCACGACGGCGTTGGCAGCCATCGCCGCCGTCACCTGGACGGTCTCGTCCTACACGACGGATCCCACCGCAAAAGCCGCCAACGCCACCGTGGCCACGGCCGCTTCCCTGGGAGCAACGGTGTTCGGCATCAAGGCCTTCACGCCGGCGGCCACCGCGGCGACCCGCAGGGCCCAGGAGATCGTTCAGGGCCTGCCCTTCCACCAGCGGGAACAGGCGGCCGCGCCCGGTGCCGCGGCCGCACCTGCGAGGTGAGCGTCGGCCCCGCCCTGCCGGTCCTGGCCCTCAGGGCACCAGGGCCCCGCTGACCGCCTCGTAGATACGCTGCGCTTCCGGTCCCAGCCTGGGACCGGCCAGCCAGGACGGTTCGTCGGGGCCGATCGAGGTGTTGCTCACCAGGACCGGTGTGCCGTCCTGGGCCTCGATGAACCAGCCGCCGCCCGATGAGCCGCCGGTCATGGTGCAGCCCACTCGGAACATCGTCGGCTCCGCGGCGTCCAGGGACAGACGTCCGGGACGGTCCTGGCAGGTGAACATGCGCTCGCCGTCGAAGGGCGCGGCGGCCGGGTACCCCCAGAGCTGCAGGGCGGCGACCTCCGGCGCGCCCGGCGCGTCGAAGCTGATCGCGGCGGACGCCCCGATCGTCTCCTCCAGGGACGCTCCTCCCGCATCACCCGTGCGCTGGACGCGCAGGACGGCGAAGTCGAACGCGGCTCCCGCGCCGCCCGTGGGAGCACCGCGGGTGATCCACTCCTCGGACGTGCGGGCCGCGTCGGCCCACCACACGCCGAAGGGGGCGGGATCGTCCGCGCCCCGGTCGTTGTAGGACGGAACGAAGACGATGTTCCGGTACCAGCCGCCGTCCGCGCCCGCGTGGACGCAGTGCCCCGCCGTCCACACCAGGTCCGAGGCACCGGGTCGGGCCGCGTCGGTGATCACGGTGGCGGAGCACAC
This window encodes:
- a CDS encoding trypsin-like serine peptidase, producing MVGCAVAVAAVTAVLSGVPSRFLGDTTGSRASEGWAEGRWRDWDDSAWLRGSDDFLNPVIDGLWDSDRMRDSASRDVPVAEDAGDPASGVSDPEPAPVTAEEVGRPYQQTVPVIGKLFFDTPDGPSVCSATVITDAARPGASDLVWTAGHCVHAGADGGWYRNIVFVPSYNDRGADDPAPFGVWWADAARTSEEWITRGAPTGGAGAAFDFAVLRVQRTGDAGGASLEETIGASAAISFDAPGAPEVAALQLWGYPAAAPFDGERMFTCQDRPGRLSLDAAEPTMFRVGCTMTGGSSGGGWFIEAQDGTPVLVSNTSIGPDEPSWLAGPRLGPEAQRIYEAVSGALVP